In a genomic window of Festucalex cinctus isolate MCC-2025b chromosome 11, RoL_Fcin_1.0, whole genome shotgun sequence:
- the LOC144030062 gene encoding coiled-coil domain-containing protein 148-like: protein MNAGGQTFITSSRAEDLDKLTTRLKNGLFRSHYKPAEYEKVQALVDAKRLETMAIGKRVNRTRCVAKEIKECDILRQHRQVWSRECPRLQKAEVKTESEMRDFIENIRPLGIEDTAIFSLKDYEVCLERDRKAFLMGTVAPLHQLKEDLCFRLEQEQHQGNGTPQSNWEQVQHQVNMVKDQQDFITAKLQEEYYDLQEEVTDLTLEKYLPTLDSPVKDDIPAEVLESDCPYPELKESLIQIFHSLSEIHNARLQCLHEHLKRADKYCGWSPDDHLRFHFTLSQYTQDVPNYRALCLHMLQKVFPEKAKHDLMEHERALARQRFTQTQIKALTLQWEQDQEELLAKALATLQEARDAYQEELELQRDRQHQQDICFRLREKLQQWRAHQEEVAELQAAIAARQQEEAEAILKREQEKEAALRAHQKEKLRKFHLEQQRRREELEQRDQERLAKLRSAMEEQGRQDRERVRFRAEMLQRRQEAREACELERQREEAERHSRLEALRNQVAVVAESDADRMMGGTQSWRHRYSTVTEFDIQRPLFGIHTYTDAQIVADPRLRVEQALRNAGLHHTQYAREVLANIKPPKLPRRDTKSELQF from the exons GTTAACAGGACCCGATGTGTAGCCAAGGAAATAAAGGAGTGCGACATATTACGGCAGCACAGGCAGGTGTGGAGCAGAGAGTGCCCTAGgctgcaaaaagcaga GGTAAAGACTGAGAGTGAAATGCGTGATTTCATCGAGAACATCAGGCCACTCGGCATAGAAGACACCGCCATCTTCTCACTCAAAGATTACG AGGTGTGCCTCGAGAGGGACCGGAAGGCATTCCTAATGGGCACCGTGGCGCCACTTCATCAGCTGAAGGAGGACTTGTGCTTCAGGTTGGAGCAAGAGCAACATCAGGGAAACGGCACCCCTCAATCAAACTGGGAACAAGTGCAACATCAG GTCAATATGGTAAAAGACCAGCAAGATTTCATAACGGCAAAGCTTCAAGAAGAGTACTATGACCTACAAGAGGAAGTTACAGACCTTACTTTGGAG AAATATCTGCCAACCTTGGATAGCCCGGTGAAAGACGACATTCCAGCAGAAGTTTTGGAATCAGACTGCCCTTATCCGGAGCTGAAGGAGTCACTGATCCAGATTTTCCATTCGTTGTCAGAAATCCACAACGCTCGACTGCAGTGCCTTCACGAGCACCTGAAGAGAGCAGACAA ATACTGTGGCTGGAGTCCGGATGACCACCTACGCTTCCATTTCACCTTGTCTCAATACACGCAAGACGTTCCCAACTACCGGGCACTATGCTTGCACATGCTTCAAAAGGTCTTCCCGGAGAAAGCCAAACACGATCTG ATGGAGCACGAGCGTGCGTTGGCCAGGCAGCGCTTCACCCAGACTCAGATTAAGGCCCTGACCCTGCAGTGGGAGCAGGACCAGGAAGAGCTCCTGGCGAAAGCCTTGGCCACCCTGCAGGAGGCGAGGGATGCCTACCAGGAGGAGTTGGAGCTCCAAAGAGACCGCCAGCATCAGCAGGACATCTGCTTCCGCCTCCGAGAGAAG CTGCAGCAGTGGCGGGCCCATCAGGAGGAGGTGGCCGAGCTGCAGGCGGCCATCGCAGCCAGACAGCAGGAGGAAGCCGAGGCCATTTTGAAGAGGGAGCAAGAGAAAGAGGCCGCCTTGCGGGCACATCAGAAGGAAAAG CTCCGGAAATTTCATTTGGAGCagcagaggaggagggaggagttGGAGCAAAGGGATCAGGAGAGGCTGGCCAAACTGAGGAGCGCCATGGAGGAACAGGGCAGGCAAGATCGAGAGAG GGTCCGCTTCCGGGCGGAGATGCTGCAGCGGCGCCAGGAGGCGAGGGAGGCGTGCGAGCTGGAGCGTCAGAGGGAGGAAGCGGAGCGACACAGCCGTTTGGAAGCGCTCCGAAACCAG GTGGCAGTGGTGGCAGAGTCCGACGCAGACAGGATGATGGGAGGCACTCAGTCTTGGCGACATCGATACTCGACCGTCACAGAATTTGATATCCAGAGGCCTCTCTTTGGAATCCACACATACACGGACGCTCAG ATTGTCGCCGATCCCAGATTGCGGGTCGAGCAGGCCCTGAGGAATGCTGGCTTGCACCACACACAGTACGCCCGAGAGGTCCTGGCCAACATTAAGCCCCCCAAACTGCCACGACGAGACACCAAATCTGAACTCCAGTTTTAA
- the upp2 gene encoding uridine phosphorylase 2 — protein MAPILLNSMGNDHSEYIKQQVHVKNPYLQTLEEDILYHFSLSTKSHNLPEMFGDIKFVCVGGSANRMKAFAQFIHQELKLPGNPAEVQDICEGTDRYCMYKVGPVLSISHGMGVPSISIMLHELIKLLHHAHCRDVILFRLGTSGGVGLAPGTVVVTEKAVDYSFRPRFEQVVLGKVITRSTELDEGVASELLQCSRELPNLPTVIGNTMCTHDFYEGQGRLDGALCSFSHEEKLEYLRKAYEAGVRNIEMESTVFAAMCRVCDLKAAVICVTLLNRFEGDQITSPHDVLVEYQQRPQVLVAHFIKKRLGYIV, from the exons ATGGCACCCATTCTACTGAACTCCATGGGGAACGACCACAGCGAATATATCAA ACAACAGGTCCATGTGAAAAATCCCTACTTGCAAACCCTGGAGGAGGATATTCTTTACCACTTCAGCTTGAGTACCAAGTCTCACAACCTACCAGAGATGTTTGGTGACATTAAG TTTGTGTGCGTTGGCGGCAGCGCCAATCGAATGAAGGCCTTTGCCCAGTTCATCCACCAGGAACTGAAACTGCCTGGCAACCCAGCGGAGGTCCAAGACATTTGCGAGGGAACCGACCGCTACTGCATGTATAAAGTGGGGCCGGTGTTGTCGATAAGC CACGGCATGGGTGTGCCGTCCATCTCCATCATGCTGCACGAGCTCATCAAACTGCTCCACCACGCCCACTGCAGGGACGTCATCCTGTTTCGTCTGGGAACATCCGGCGGAGTCG GTCTGGCACCGGGCACGGTGGTGGTGACGGAAAAGGCGGTCGACTACTCCTTCCGGCCCCGGTTTGAGCAGGTGGTTCTGGGTAAAGTGATCACCCGCAGCACGGAGCTGGACGAAGGAGTGGCCAGCGAGCTTCTGCAGTGCTCCCGAGAACTGCCAAACCTGCCCACCGTCATCGGAAACACCATGTGCACCCACGACTTCTATGAAG GTCAAGGACGACTCGACGGGGCTCTGTGCTCCTTCTCCCATGAAGAGAAACTGGAGTACCTGAGGAAAGCGTACGAGGCCGGCGTGAGGAACATCGAAATGGAGTCCACCGTGTTTGCTGCCATGTGTCGCGTGTGTGACCTCAAAG CGGCCGTCATCTGCGTCACTCTGCTGAACCGCTTCGAGGGCGACCAGATTACGTCCCCTCACGATGTTCTGGTGGAGTACCAGCAGAGACCTCAAGTCCTGGTGGCCCACTTCATCAAGAAACGCCTGGGATACATCGTCTGA